CTTAAAcaacatgacatacatgtatcttacagtctattcaATCTCCAACTATACTCACCCACACTTGGATCATGTACAAAATAAGTAACCACAATTTCAAGCTCTTACATTTAATGATATAGACCTTTACTTTTACACTAGTATAGTAAACCTTCCACTTGTAGTGTATAACTTGAAAGTTAACCTTTGTGTCTGATTTATTTCACCTTAATCACAGGTCAGTATGTCACTTACTTCTCCAATCAACTGTGGCGTATATTATTATGAAAGTTATTGATCCGAAGAGAAGTATGCCTCAAGTTGTCTTCCTGTTTGCTATGGGTTATCTGTGTGTAGTACAACTACGGAAAGCACTAGCAAATGATTTAACAAGTGCCGACTATTCAACGTAAGATGATTTTTTTATGGTACAacaaaatatagtacatttcaGTTTCAAGATTGGTTAAACATGAACTTTTAGAAAGAAAAACCCCTGAAATGTCTTGtactatatttttttctataattGTTTGACTttaccgaacaacacaggttttacCCGGGTACTCCTGTTTCCTCTTGCACTAGCACTGAACCtaaggagcctgtaaatggtaCTAGCTCCCGTTGAATATCCtggaaataaatacataataaatatgtaattttatgtaCTAGAAATAATAGAATGTAATACTGCGTAAACTAAGCTGTCAATCTATTAAAAGGTGGAGCTCATTGCCACCTGTGTGGTTGTTGTTAGCACCTCAACATCCTTATCTTGAAtatgaattataataaatagTGATGGATTTTCATTACAAGTAACAATCATGTTTTGTTCAAACTTGTATTTACCATGcataaatatcaattttctaTAACAACGTACGCATTCCCAAGATAttcacacatccacacataccaaatttattaccaaaatcaccagctgctcaTTTTTTGATAGATTTCATAGTGGAATCATGCATTGTTTACTGTATGCATTCAAGTTTGACAATAACTCCCATGAAGTTAGGGGGGCCTTTTATACCCCTGCCTCACTTTAAAATAGACTACAtcacacagacaaggaagaaacagATCAGCAATGGGTATTGTTCTGAAGTGTTAGTAGGGGAATTATGAGCTCGGTCATTGTCTCTGATAGGCTGCAAGGGTCTCTTTTGTTGCAAACAAATGCTGAAAGTTACCGAGTGACACACGAGTTCCTCAACAGGAACCATTGTAGCAACACTACATCATCGGTAAAGGTCAAAGGGCCAAATGCATCATGTTTAAAAGTGGAAGCAGACATTTTTGCAAAAGCAGTTTGAAAATCAAGCGTGATTTAGTTGAGTTATTGCCTTTTAAAACTTATTTGTTAGGAACGGTCAAATTTAtgattatataaataataatgagCATATTTGACTGAAAAATGCAGAAATATAGAAAATCTTGCACTGTATGACAAAATCTCACAATAGGTCAAGTTGTGTTCTATGGCTTTGTAGTAAATCAAGCCACAGGATTTTCATCATGCCCACTGGGATTTTTATCGGAAAAGTAGATACTTCATTCCGTAGTCGTAACATATCTGACTTTTACATGAAGCCCATGTCATGTATAAACTGTTGGTATGTTCAAATTTCTCACAACTTTCGTCAGTCGAACGGCATCAAATGCATGTATTTTTGGTCCATTGAAATTATAACAATTTTGTTGATGATAAGGGAATACTCACTATCTGTTCACAGCAATGTAGAGACAAGTGGAAACCCGGGAGtggaaacaatgtgtttttctaTACGTAGggattatatttacatgtattcctTATACCAATAAAATATTCCGGtagaataataataaacatCTTATATGGTTATAGTTgtttgttaatttatgcaagAACATGTTGTTGAACCCATGCAGATTCAcacattttaaagttatttccatgacaatgtaGAGCAATGTTTACTCCAGACTACAATGTAATGTTTACTACTAGTACTGTTTGGACATTGGGAGAGGGTCCGTTGCTGATCTGTCTCTTCCTTGTCTggaatagacacaaactaaacctaGGATATGGTTGATTATGCAAATGGGATAATGGTGCCTTGGTTGTGTGGATGTAGTCACCAtgtaatcaagacagtgtaaacTCTGGAAGTCTCCaacatgtacactgtaagatCAAGGGTAGTCATCAGatatactaccctactgtgagtacactAAACTAACgtcaattcaatagcttattTTAACATAATATGTTGCAAAAAATAGTGTTAGTtcatgtctatcttagttagttGAAAGCTTGGCTTCCACTGCTGTATTTGCACATCACTGATACTCAgtgatagacatgtaacatATGCATTTTGGCAATGTAGATAAATTATTGAATGACATGATTTTTTGGTACACCAGGACCTAAAAATTGTTATTGATGTAAGGATTGTAGAGATTCTATCATGAAAACATTGCTAATGCTATATGGTTATTTTATacccaatttcaaaataacgATTGACATAAACATGTAATACAGGATGAGTTTCGTGCATATATTTATTGAGATAAGAAATGGTGTCACAAGTAAGACACTATGTGattttatacattgttactaAATCAGAACGTTCATGATGTGTTCTCATAAATTTTCTCATTAACAatctgtgttgtgttgtgcttcTATATCTGAATTCTGATTTCATCATTGACTGCACTATAGCTACTAATGATGTTATTGGCTATCTACCAAATGTTAGCTGTTTAAAACAAACAgtctatatgtatacatgtatgctgagGGTGTCATGGCAGTCCTGCTCACAGATGGAGTATTAGTCAGCACTTGATTCTCAGTATAAATTCCCAATCTACTCCACAGATAAACAAGACTCTAGGGGTCAGGGATGTTTGCCTCAAAGTAACCATCAAAGATAGGCTGAATTGTTTGCATACTCCTGATGAAATAAAGCCATGATCAAAGACTGacatgaatttttatttttttacccTGACAGTTCTATGATGATAATTACACAGAGAATTACAGATCTTGCATACAGCATACATGATGGTATGTATTATTGtcacttgtctgtgattattGTACAAAGCAATGTTTAAACTATCATTCAGGGTTCAAAGGTCACCACAAACAAGATATGAGTCATGCTTGATTTTTTTCAGATGATAGTAAGGTCATAGCCACACAACAGACTCACCACATCCGTCATGAATAGTGTactgcttgtatgtatgtatgtatgtatgtatgtatgtatgtatgtatgtcagtcagccagccatctctcatccatccatcaatcaatcaatgaatcaatcagtgtgtctatatgcatgcatgccatCTCTATTGTTTCCTCAAAGAACAGTACCAGTAATTGTGAGAGAgatttaatttaatattaatttgaGTTATTATCAACTATAAATTAGAACTCCACATTTACACAATGTAATTATGTGAGATGCCAAGGAATCAGCTGATTCCCTCCAACGTTTACACCCTCAATGTCCAAAacagtcatacatttgtatcatacattacaatcaatcaatctctattgcataacaacatgtaagcatggtaaagcatacaaaaatagcacacagaaataaagtgaatacaacaCAGTAATGGAGGACTGTTTACAAtgcacataaaaaaatatttaatttgtcatttaaggaatgaaaatttgaattatttaatgacaaagagataatgagaacaaagaattaaatgatgaaatttatCTTCTACCgatattttgacagaatttttaattacattacattgtataatatgtcATTACAGAATGTCATAGGTGTTCAGTGATGTTTGTTTATAATAGTATTTATTCCCCCATTATAACATATCAAACCATTCTCATACCTAATTTTCAGGATCAAGAGATGAGTCAAAACTGAACCCAAAGCAGAAAGAATTAGCAGTAAGGTGAGCTTTCATGTCATTCatagttattattattagcCCCAAAGGGCACAGACTGGAGGGGGTTACAGTGGgttctgtatgtgtgtgcgttcaccttcatatctctggcatgcccCTAcctatttcaaccaaacctgtcacaaaggtaacatgctaTGTCAGGcgtatgcatgtcactttgttttacgACCGAATCAAATATAaccgaatggtggccatatttgttgttaaatttcaaaatatgcataACTTTGgagctatacatgtatgtacatgtatagtgaccccattcaagtgtctacaacccatattatcaaacatgaggtttcttttaagaccttgaactttgaccttgaaagtcttctccaaggtcaaatagccaagtTTGGGTTATCTTGGTAGCTTtttgaatcaaacatttcaagcgGTAATATTTTAATCTTGACTTAATTGGGTTTGACCCTGTGAGGCATATGCAAATCACTTAATTTCATGACATTGACTTGTATAGCAAAATTGTCAACTGAAGGCTTGTTATTCTGGTTTTTAAAGGCCCAGTAACTTTTGTAGACAGTAAGATACACTGTGTTGTttagccctatcaggcttctaaaccagtgagtggtagctgatagtgtaCCTTGCACTTTACAAATTACAGAGTAAACTTTctggtatatttatttatttttgcctGTTGAAAATTACcaacatttttacttgaaaCAGTTCCCAATTCTTCTGACATATATATGGCTAGAGGATAATATTTATATCTGAGACAACCAATACAACAACCAATCACCGTGATTGTAACACTGTCAAGGAAAACAAGTGTTGAATTTCCACGTGTTTGAACAAAAGTATCATTAGTACATCGTCCATAAAATAGCTCCATAATCTATACAACCTCTTTCATACCCACAAATGTAATGCAGAATGTAGAATTATCGCAATGATTGCTGCATAAAGtcttggtgtgtgtgtttaccAGAATGTCCCGTCAGGAGTATTTTGGGAATGCCAAGAAtgttttcagcattgattaAAAATCTCATGCAGGTGATATTTCTATCTTGTTTCTCATGTCACAAGTGACATCAAGTCATAACTGTGACACTCCCTTAAGTCCATCTGCAAAAGAAAATTTTTGCAGAGCAGTGGACTTTTGTGGTATGATTAGTAAGGTTAATGACTATGGACAAAAGATTCGAacattttgaagatttaaattgtcattttatcaaCAATTGCAATCAGTCGAAGAGTCTTTTATATGTTTTGAGTTCTTAATAACCAATATCAAATAGTGAAAAATCATgctaataaaattaatatattggCCATAATATTTCTTACAGATGGCATATGTAGATTTATAATGTTTCTCTATTTCTTACACAATAGGCGCTTTCCTACAGTTTTAGAATACTACAGTTACATATTCCACTTTCAAGCACTCCTGGTTGGCCCCTTTTGTTTTTATAAGCACTACATGGAATATGTGGATGGTAAAAATTTACTTACCACTACAAGTGAAGACAAATATGGCAAACCGGTAGTCGCTTATAAGGAACCTTCAGCTATGGTAAGTTGAATCACTTTGATGAGGAAGAATATGGAGCAACATACAGGAATAAATCATGCCCTCTACGACTGCTATCTACGACAAATTGTTAGTGTTAAGATATCTACATTTACAAGttgtcatattttgaacacaccAAGTGGTAATTGTGATCATTGATAGCTTGTACATTTGGGTGTGGGTTGGGGACGTGTTGGGGTGTAGTGCAATTCTGTAAAATAGGTATTGATTCAATACTTTTCATGAAATTTGCAGATCATGGAAAAATCTAATTTTAATTTCTGTTGAATGTGATGTTTCActttatttatattcattttatcatgaaattatttacaCCAATTGCACTGGGACTCAGTTCTGTTTTGTCACaagtattgaaataaataaattttgataaattgtcAATTCACCTTAGGACAGAATAGAGTCCAGGTTGTATCTTGCTAGATAAAGAAAATTGTTTATAGCTCAATGTGATATCGTTATTATAGTTCTTTGAAGCTGCTTTGTAGGTATACATCAGTTTCCATCTCATTTGAGTGACGTGCCTCTTTGCAACTCAGCTTTACCTAtgaactgtacaatattttacccataaTTCTCTGATTTGTATGCGTAGGTGTTTGGAACGGtaccttattttataacttccaaaaataacaaatatttcttaACATTTAAAGCAGAAGAATTAACCCACAATTTATTTGAAGAATATGTTCCAAAAGTATCAAAAAGAAAGTTGCAAGTTTTGCATCAAAATTGAAACACATGCTTTGAATGAAATACTTTTCAACATCACGTTATCACCAACTTGGGTAGTCTGTGTTTATAGAAAGTTTGATAATGTAGATTTCTATATTTAGAGAAATTAATATCGTTGATGAAGTCATAaaaggtgcatatattttccttagttttcTTACAAATATTCTGCATGAGTTTCAAGAAAGtctgttgacaaatttataaaaatattatctcTTTTTACAagaaatcataatttcattgaTATCTGAactgatgaaaatggatattcAGAAATTCATCAGTGACAACTGAATTATACGAttcaaaaatgatgaaatttttttctcaaaacacTACAGTAGCTCAGACCAACAATCGACAACAGTTTGGTGATCTGAGACACTGGTGAGGTTTGTCTGAATTGAAGAAGCTTCTGTGTGGGAGTAGAAGTTGTTGGTTAAATATTGTACCATGTCACTTCActtattttctttctcttttgCATATTATTCCTGTTAGGCAGCAGTACTTGGAAAAGTAGTGTGTTCTGTTGGCATGATGGGGATTGTGTTAGTTGCTGGTCGCAAGTTTCCAATTTTTGGCAATGCAAGTAAGTAAATTTTTAATGCAATCTAgatttaatcatagaccctacatgaaacgtgtagggtctatgatttaataCACAGTCGTATACCAAAACTGGACCCATGGTCCTTGATGTAGTGTTTTATTATCAAGTTTTGAgcataaatataccatattccTGTTATCAAAAGATATAAGATTGTAAAGTTCATCCTCAAGGGATTTTAATCAAAAGCAAATTTTTGATTCAGTTAGGGCATGAAGGTATTAGCCAATATATCCCTTGTAGAGGGCTAATGTTTTCTATAGCGTGGGTCAGTTTGTTTCTATCCATTCATAATTACAAGCACTGCATTGCTTCTTTCTAACAGTTAATTCTTGGAATATTTGATTAAACTGTACTGATTTAATGTGTCCTTTACTTTAAAGTGAATAAAAACTCTCATTAACTGTTAATAGTTTAACAAACTCTCTACAAGTCAACAAACAACGTTCTCATTTTTATTACTACAGGCGATGAAGTGGTCAATTCATCATTTTTATACCGTGCCATGTATTTAGTATTGTCAGTGAAAGTGTGTGAAATGAGATATGTCCTAGCCTGGCTACTtggtatgtatttgtgtatcttttgttttccatttGTATCCATGACTACCGCACAATTctgttttcataaacaaaactCTCATGGTTTTATGACAAGTTTGCCTAGTCCTGGAGGTCATGATATCTCACCGCTACAGTGTTGTTTTAattacgtatatatatattcttaatATGAACATGTGATTTTCTTTCAACAGTTAATTCAGACTATCCTAAGATACAAGTACTTCATTTGTCAATTTGactttgcaaataaaatgactgtttTATTCCCTCCCAGTTGATGCAATATGCAATGCTTCAGGACTTGGATTCAATGGATATGATAGCAATGGTAAACCGAAATGGGACCTTGTAACAAATGTCCATTATCTGTCATATTTGGTAAgtaattatcattttcattgccTTTAAATAccataaattacattttgatggaGTTATTGATTGATGAGCcataaaataatgtacatgtacatttctgtactcTTTGCAGTGGATGTTTTGATGTCACTTTGAttgtatgaatgaatatatcatataatCTTTAGATTAATGTAGGCATTGGTTTTCATTGATATATCCAGTTGACCATTATTTAATGTACTTATTTAATGTGCTTAGCTATTAAAGATGACGTAACTTTTCAACCAATACAATACTGAATACACTGCTGTGGCTTAAATTGGCATCTACAATTGTCTTTGAAGGATAAATAGATCTCATTACCCAGTTCATTCATTTCTGAAGGAGAGATTCAGGCTCATTTCATCCTGGGGCTGTAAAATTAGAGGACACCTTCTTTGTTAAATGACTGCTGAGACTGACAATGAATGTTTGTTCTACCACCATTAAActcaattttgtatttttcttcaaaatttgcaCCATACCACAACACTCTGGTAGTGTGTGTAGCGTGGTAAAGATTCTAGTTGTAGTCATCATTATGGATAGTTGCTGAAAATAACAACTgatcttgaaatatttgaacagatATTGTGAAACAAAagttaacaataacaaagattatTAAACTATTTAAAACATGTTGATGACCATTGCAAGATCAGGAGCTTTGTCTAGCAAGACTTCTAATGTCTTGACAAATTGATTGGTTTAGTGTCCGAAATCCAAAATCAGATATTGGGCATCCTAATTGTAATATTGTTATgtcaacaaacatttttttatacatattatCTTGTATCACAATTTAGAGAGCCAAAAGTTTCAAAGATAACGTTGACAACTGGAACATAGGGACGGCTAGATGGTTGAAGCGTGTGTGTTACGACCGTGTACCATTCTtaaaagaaatgtttacattcttGTTATCTGCCATGTGGCATGGGTTCTACTTTTCATATTATTGGTGCGTGACTACACTAACCCCCTTGGTATTGGCATCCAGAAAGGTAGGCAGATACTTATGTCAAGTTGTTAacaactgtatacatgtataatgtatgtaaacTGAAATTTACTTGTAATAAGCATCTGGGATTTTAGTATTCATTGGTATTACTAATAATAGCTTCACACTTCAGTAGTACAAATGTAAGAAGATTCCAGCTGGTATTTGTATACTCATTAACTGGTTATAACTTTTATAAAGACATTCTAATCCCAGTACAATTTGTAGTATTTTTGCTTAGATTGTCAGACCCCGGTAACTGAAAGGGGGAAAGGGATAAAAGttgcatagtttcccatacaatttaccttaattttgtttgtaaaccTCAGTAAAGCTACCAGGGAAacctggtagattttacatgCTAATAccacctttaacaaaaacactgctgtAGTTCAAGTTTGATTGGATATTATTTGGACAGattgtttttgctaagggcggtaagtaggtaaaatctactggggtttccatgtcattttacctgggttcccaaacaaaat
This region of Glandiceps talaboti chromosome 4, keGlaTala1.1, whole genome shotgun sequence genomic DNA includes:
- the LOC144433683 gene encoding membrane-bound glycerophospholipid O-acyltransferase 2-like, whose protein sequence is MAPGLQYVVSTVCRLTGVAETEVRFLVFQVICLVLAILYRHLLHPSKVTPTTRHIVATALGLYIGVYNYSWSVCHLLLQSTVAYIIMKVIDPKRSMPQVVFLFAMGYLCVVQLRKALANDLTSADYSTSMMIITQRITDLAYSIHDGSRDESKLNPKQKELAVRRFPTVLEYYSYIFHFQALLVGPFCFYKHYMEYVDGKNLLTTTSEDKYGKPVVAYKEPSAMAAVLGKVVCSVGMMGIVLVAGRKFPIFGNASDEVVNSSFLYRAMYLVLSVKVCEMRYVLAWLLVDAICNASGLGFNGYDSNGKPKWDLVTNVHYLSYLVRRNIRPYFLQSSQMKTAYDLMTWFVTSFSTPYFTVSFPLYTYQRIITFYSGFYFGGHILTILLILVLPSIKPVKKSELNSNDITYESGCGRNGHKTQDGMHTAKKEL